The following coding sequences are from one Bradyrhizobium sp. 200 window:
- a CDS encoding MFS transporter, translating into MTDQAINPADDHLDIQDVQRRIKAIFIGSIGNLVEWYDFYAYTAFALYFAPAFFPNSDPVVQQLNAAVLFAATFLMRPLGGWLFGFIADRYGRRLSLTLSVVCMCFGSLIIAVTPTYATIGIAAPAILALARIIEGLSLGGEYGASATYLTEVADPKHRGFYSSFQYVTLIGGQLTAIMVLLLLQKVFLTPEQLKDWGWRIPFVIGALLAIFAAVMRRNLHETEAFEEAKKLTKPTGSIRGLLKYPRELLLVVGLTAGGTAAFYTFTTYMQTFVKLSVGLTEDQTTLVIFGSLIFATLLQPIYGGLSDRIGRKPLLIFFGLAGTLATVPILTTLKDVKSPFAAFLLICGAWIFVAGYTSINAVVKAELFPTNVRALGVGLPYAITVSLFGGTAPAVALYFKTLGHEDWFYYYLSGMIFLSLIIYATMRDTKHASVMHRHE; encoded by the coding sequence ATGACCGATCAAGCCATCAATCCCGCCGACGATCATCTCGACATTCAGGACGTGCAGCGGCGGATCAAGGCGATCTTCATCGGCTCGATCGGCAACCTCGTCGAATGGTACGACTTCTACGCCTACACCGCGTTCGCGCTGTATTTCGCGCCGGCGTTCTTTCCGAACAGCGATCCCGTTGTGCAGCAGCTCAACGCCGCGGTGCTGTTCGCGGCAACGTTCCTGATGCGGCCGCTCGGCGGCTGGCTGTTCGGCTTCATTGCCGACCGCTACGGCAGGCGGCTGTCGCTGACGCTGTCGGTCGTCTGCATGTGCTTCGGCTCGCTGATCATCGCGGTGACGCCGACCTATGCCACGATCGGGATCGCCGCTCCCGCCATTCTGGCACTGGCGCGCATCATCGAGGGGTTGAGCCTGGGTGGAGAATACGGTGCCAGCGCCACCTATCTCACCGAAGTCGCGGACCCCAAACATCGCGGCTTCTATTCGAGCTTTCAATACGTCACCTTGATCGGCGGACAACTCACCGCGATCATGGTGCTGTTGCTGCTACAGAAGGTGTTCCTCACCCCCGAGCAGCTCAAGGACTGGGGCTGGCGAATCCCGTTCGTGATCGGCGCCCTGCTCGCGATCTTCGCCGCCGTCATGCGCCGCAACCTGCATGAGACCGAGGCGTTCGAGGAAGCCAAGAAGCTGACAAAGCCGACGGGCTCGATCCGCGGACTTCTGAAATATCCGCGCGAGTTGCTGCTGGTGGTCGGCCTCACCGCCGGAGGTACCGCGGCGTTCTATACGTTCACCACCTACATGCAGACCTTCGTCAAACTGTCCGTCGGACTCACCGAGGACCAGACGACGCTGGTGATCTTCGGCTCGCTGATCTTCGCAACCCTGCTGCAGCCGATTTATGGCGGCCTTTCCGACCGCATCGGCCGCAAGCCGCTGCTGATCTTCTTCGGGCTGGCCGGCACGCTGGCGACGGTCCCGATCCTGACCACGCTGAAGGACGTCAAGTCACCGTTCGCGGCGTTCCTGCTGATCTGCGGCGCCTGGATCTTCGTCGCCGGCTACACCTCGATCAACGCGGTGGTGAAGGCCGAATTGTTCCCGACCAACGTCCGCGCGCTCGGCGTCGGCCTGCCCTATGCCATCACGGTATCGCTGTTCGGCGGCACCGCGCCGGCGGTCGCGCTCTATTTCAAGACACTGGGTCACGAAGACTGGTTCTACTATTATCTCAGCGGCATGATCTTCCTCTCGCTCATCATCTATGCGACGATGCGCGACACCAAACATGCATCGGTGATGCATCGCCACGAATGA
- a CDS encoding sulfite oxidase-like oxidoreductase produces the protein MADENEPPPESKLTRSKERWAREGKFLTGKVSRPEEARLPPGQHLTRDWPTLDLGLTPNISRERWRLDVYGAVENPLFWDFAQFSAQPQSKFVSDIHCVTTWSRYDNQWEGLATRDLLDACRPRDEARFVVLHSHDGYTTNLALEDFAAEDAILVHSWSGAPLEQEHGGPVRLVVPHLYFWKSAKWLQSIEFLAEDAPGYWEVRGYHNRGDPWQEQRYSGD, from the coding sequence ATGGCCGACGAGAACGAGCCGCCGCCCGAGAGCAAGCTGACGCGCAGCAAGGAGCGCTGGGCGCGCGAGGGGAAATTCCTCACCGGAAAAGTCTCGCGGCCCGAGGAGGCGCGGCTGCCGCCCGGTCAACATCTGACCAGGGACTGGCCGACGCTCGATCTGGGATTGACGCCGAATATTTCGCGCGAGCGCTGGCGGCTCGACGTTTATGGCGCGGTGGAAAATCCCCTCTTCTGGGATTTCGCGCAGTTTTCCGCGCAGCCGCAGAGCAAGTTCGTATCGGACATCCACTGTGTCACGACATGGTCGCGCTACGACAATCAGTGGGAGGGACTTGCGACCCGCGACCTGCTCGATGCCTGCCGGCCGCGGGACGAGGCGCGGTTCGTGGTGCTGCATTCGCATGACGGCTACACCACCAACCTGGCGCTGGAGGATTTCGCCGCCGAGGATGCCATCCTCGTCCATAGCTGGTCGGGTGCACCGCTCGAACAGGAGCATGGCGGTCCGGTGCGGCTTGTCGTGCCGCATCTCTATTTCTGGAAAAGCGCGAAATGGCTGCAGAGCATCGAGTTTCTGGCAGAGGATGCGCCGGGCTATTGGGAAGTGCGTGGCTATCACAACCGCGGCGATCCGTGGCAGGAACAGAGATATTCCGGAGACTAA
- a CDS encoding bifunctional alpha/beta hydrolase/OsmC family protein, which yields MPNERFQFTGEGGHQLAAALDTPDGPVQAYALFAHCFTCGKDVLAAKRIATALAAKGIAVLRFDFTGLGSSEGEFANSTFSSNVADLVRAADHLRETRGAPALLIGHSLGGAAILAAAGQIPEAKAVVTIAAPSDPVHVTHLFKDRIEDIRKHGEVEVQLAGRPFHIKREFLDDIAEHSLMSHIAKLHKALLIMHAPTDDTVGIDNATNIFVAARHPKSFVSLAGSDHLLSGKRDAAYVAGVIAAWAERYIEPVAAQPAAAASEGPRNVVVRETRNSKFQQTVTTGPHQMLADEPLAVGGQDSGPGPYDFVLAGLGACTSMTMRMYADRKSLPVERITVTLKHSKIHAQDCAECETREGMLDQIDRVISIEGTLDADQRKRLMEIADKCPVHRTLTSEVRIVTKAAG from the coding sequence GTGCCGAACGAACGCTTTCAATTCACCGGCGAAGGCGGCCATCAGCTTGCCGCGGCGCTGGACACACCGGATGGGCCGGTGCAGGCCTACGCGCTGTTTGCGCATTGCTTCACCTGCGGCAAGGACGTGCTGGCCGCGAAACGCATCGCGACTGCGCTGGCCGCAAAGGGCATCGCCGTGCTGCGGTTCGATTTCACCGGCCTCGGCTCCAGCGAAGGCGAATTTGCAAACTCGACCTTCTCTTCCAACGTCGCTGACCTCGTCCGCGCTGCCGATCATCTGCGCGAGACTCGCGGGGCGCCCGCTCTCCTGATCGGCCACAGCCTCGGCGGCGCCGCAATCCTCGCCGCCGCCGGGCAAATTCCGGAGGCGAAGGCGGTCGTGACCATCGCGGCGCCCTCCGATCCCGTTCATGTCACCCATCTGTTCAAAGATCGCATCGAGGATATCCGCAAGCATGGCGAGGTGGAGGTTCAACTCGCCGGGCGGCCGTTTCACATCAAGCGCGAGTTCCTCGACGACATCGCCGAACACAGCCTGATGTCGCATATCGCGAAGCTGCACAAGGCGCTGCTGATCATGCATGCGCCGACCGACGACACGGTCGGGATCGACAATGCCACCAACATCTTCGTTGCGGCCAGGCATCCCAAGAGCTTTGTGTCATTGGCGGGCTCGGATCATCTGTTATCCGGCAAACGCGATGCGGCCTATGTCGCCGGCGTCATCGCCGCCTGGGCCGAACGCTATATCGAGCCTGTCGCAGCGCAGCCCGCCGCTGCCGCGAGCGAGGGGCCGCGTAACGTCGTGGTGCGCGAAACGCGCAACAGCAAATTCCAGCAGACGGTAACAACAGGTCCGCATCAGATGCTGGCGGACGAACCTCTCGCGGTGGGCGGCCAGGATAGCGGGCCCGGGCCGTATGATTTCGTTCTCGCCGGCCTTGGCGCCTGCACCTCGATGACGATGCGGATGTATGCCGACCGCAAATCATTGCCCGTCGAGCGCATTACCGTGACGCTGAAGCACAGCAAGATTCACGCGCAGGATTGCGCCGAATGCGAAACCCGCGAGGGCATGCTGGACCAGATCGATCGTGTGATCTCCATCGAGGGCACGCTCGATGCCGATCAGCGCAAGCGGTTGATGGAGATTGCCGACAAATGTCCGGTGCACCGGACGCTGACGTCGGAGGTGCGGATCGTGACAAAGGCGGCGGGTTAA
- a CDS encoding YeeE/YedE family protein — MDSGNIVVISGLLIGLVYGSVGLLSGFCLLSSLRGFWAEGDGRLVRTYALAIGVAVAGTQLLAAAGLADIGKSIYLQPSFSAPVMFFGGLLFGYGMVLSNGCGSRALVLLGRGNLRSFVVVVVLAIFAQMTLKGLIAPPRIALVGASQTTTTANSVPALFAAAGLSATAARMLAASIISAALIIFAFAHPAFRRSPGQVAAGLVTGLLVVAGWFATGYLGADDFNPTPVTSLTFIAPIADALQYVMLSTGSTLNFGIVTVFGVFAGSLATALLTGRYQLEGFQSPRHMLRSGGGAALMGAGGVMAFGCSIGQGLTGFSTLALASLIAFAGILVGTAAGLRGALRVRPLAAA, encoded by the coding sequence CTGGACAGTGGCAATATTGTCGTCATCAGCGGACTGCTGATCGGCCTCGTCTATGGATCGGTCGGATTGCTCAGTGGGTTTTGTCTGCTCAGCAGTCTTCGCGGTTTCTGGGCGGAAGGCGATGGCCGGCTGGTCCGCACCTACGCGCTGGCGATCGGCGTGGCCGTCGCAGGGACGCAACTACTGGCAGCGGCAGGCCTCGCCGATATCGGCAAGTCGATCTATCTGCAGCCTTCCTTCTCCGCGCCGGTGATGTTCTTCGGCGGATTGTTGTTCGGCTACGGCATGGTGCTCTCGAACGGCTGCGGTTCACGCGCGCTGGTGCTGCTCGGGCGCGGCAATCTCCGTTCCTTCGTGGTGGTCGTCGTGCTGGCGATCTTCGCCCAGATGACGCTGAAAGGCCTGATTGCGCCGCCGCGGATCGCGCTGGTCGGCGCTTCACAGACTACGACAACGGCAAACTCGGTGCCGGCGCTGTTCGCTGCCGCGGGCCTGAGCGCAACGGCCGCGCGCATGCTGGCGGCCTCGATCATCTCGGCGGCGCTGATCATCTTCGCCTTTGCCCATCCGGCGTTCCGGCGTTCGCCAGGCCAGGTCGCCGCGGGCCTGGTGACCGGTTTACTGGTGGTGGCCGGCTGGTTTGCCACCGGCTATCTCGGCGCCGACGATTTCAATCCAACGCCGGTAACCTCGCTCACCTTCATCGCGCCGATCGCAGACGCGCTGCAATATGTCATGCTGTCGACGGGATCGACGCTGAATTTCGGCATCGTCACGGTGTTCGGCGTATTCGCCGGCAGCCTTGCGACCGCGCTGCTGACTGGCCGCTATCAACTCGAGGGCTTTCAATCGCCGCGCCACATGCTGCGCTCGGGCGGCGGTGCGGCGCTGATGGGCGCCGGCGGCGTGATGGCGTTCGGCTGCTCGATCGGGCAGGGCCTGACAGGCTTCTCGACGCTGGCGTTGGCGTCGTTGATTGCATTTGCCGGTATTCTCGTCGGCACCGCCGCCGGCCTGCGCGGCGCGCTGCGCGTCCGCCCGCTGGCCGCCGCTTAA
- a CDS encoding zinc-binding alcohol dehydrogenase family protein, whose product MPVAKDVSPVAIQARCVRLAAKVADAASLAPVVEARALSRGEDDLLIEVKAAAVNPSDVKAATGLMPYAVFPRTPGRDYAGVVIDGPQGWIGHEVFGSSGDLGIRRDGTHATHLVVEADAAVEKPTSISWEEAAGIGVPFVTAMEGLRRAGIPKVGETVLVMGVNGKVGQAATQIASWHGARVIGVVRRSEAYEGHANSKVEVIDASATDVAVRVRELTGGKGADIVFNTVGDPYFQAAHQSLALRGRQILIAAVDRIVQFNILEFYRGQHTYVGIDTLGLSSLATGAVLRELGSGFAGGHLKPFPIKPNAIYPLEQVRAAFIAVAGSSRDRVILRPAG is encoded by the coding sequence ATGCCGGTTGCCAAAGACGTTAGTCCCGTTGCCATCCAGGCCCGCTGTGTGCGTCTGGCGGCAAAGGTCGCTGATGCCGCTTCGCTCGCGCCTGTTGTCGAAGCGCGCGCCTTGTCACGCGGCGAGGATGATCTGCTGATCGAAGTCAAGGCCGCGGCCGTCAATCCGTCCGATGTGAAGGCCGCGACCGGGCTGATGCCTTATGCCGTATTCCCGCGCACGCCGGGCCGCGACTATGCCGGCGTCGTGATCGACGGGCCGCAGGGGTGGATCGGGCACGAGGTGTTCGGCTCGTCCGGCGATCTCGGCATCCGCCGTGATGGCACCCACGCCACGCATCTCGTGGTCGAGGCGGATGCCGCGGTGGAAAAGCCGACGAGCATTTCGTGGGAGGAAGCCGCCGGCATCGGCGTGCCCTTTGTCACCGCGATGGAAGGCTTGCGCCGCGCCGGCATTCCCAAGGTCGGCGAGACCGTGCTTGTCATGGGCGTCAACGGCAAGGTCGGGCAGGCGGCGACACAGATTGCGAGTTGGCACGGCGCGCGTGTGATCGGCGTCGTGCGCAGGAGCGAGGCTTACGAAGGCCACGCCAATTCGAAGGTGGAAGTCATCGACGCCTCCGCGACGGATGTCGCGGTGCGCGTGCGCGAACTTACCGGCGGCAAGGGCGCTGACATTGTGTTCAACACGGTCGGCGATCCCTATTTCCAGGCCGCGCATCAATCATTGGCCCTGCGCGGGCGCCAGATCCTGATCGCCGCGGTCGACCGCATCGTGCAGTTCAACATCCTGGAGTTCTATCGCGGCCAGCACACTTACGTGGGCATCGATACGCTCGGCCTCTCCTCGCTCGCGACCGGCGCGGTGCTCCGGGAACTCGGCTCCGGCTTTGCCGGCGGCCACCTCAAGCCGTTTCCGATCAAGCCGAATGCGATCTATCCGCTGGAGCAGGTTAGGGCGGCCTTCATCGCGGTAGCCGGTTCGTCGCGTGATCGTGTGATCCTGCGGCCTGCGGGATAG
- the paaK gene encoding phenylacetate--CoA ligase PaaK, translated as MAMARLKSSGSGYSAELDEAERASRDEIMALQTNRLAWSLKHAYDNVAHYKKSFDAAGVHPSDFKQLSDLAKFPFTVKTDLRDNYPFNMFAVPREKLVRVHASSGTTGKPIVVGYTQGDIDIWADVMARSIRAAGGRTGMLMHNAYGYGLFTGGLGAHYGAEKLGCTVVPVSGGMTERQVQLINDFKPDIITVTPSYMLAILDEFKRQGLDPRQSSLKFGIFGAEPWTNAMRAEIEQAFDMDATDIYGLSEVIGPGVAQECVETKDGLHIWEDHFYPEVIDPETGAVLPDGEKGELVFTSLTKQGFPIIRYRTRDLTRLLPGTARPGMRRMEKVTGRSDDMIILRGVNVFPTQIEEALLATDWCGGHFIIELTREGRMDEMTVLAEARPESWDGSGLHAHAEKVSVFIKNTIGITARIKVVAPDTLERSLGKAKRVYDKRPKG; from the coding sequence ATGGCCATGGCAAGATTGAAATCCAGCGGAAGCGGTTACAGCGCTGAATTGGACGAGGCCGAGCGTGCCTCGCGCGATGAGATCATGGCTCTGCAGACCAACCGTCTCGCCTGGTCGCTCAAGCATGCCTATGACAACGTCGCGCATTACAAGAAGTCGTTTGATGCGGCCGGCGTGCATCCGTCTGACTTCAAACAACTCTCCGATCTCGCCAAATTCCCGTTCACGGTGAAGACGGACTTGCGCGACAATTACCCCTTCAACATGTTTGCGGTGCCCCGCGAAAAACTGGTCCGCGTCCATGCCTCTTCGGGCACGACCGGCAAGCCGATCGTGGTCGGATACACCCAGGGCGATATCGACATCTGGGCCGATGTGATGGCGCGCTCGATCCGCGCCGCCGGCGGGCGCACCGGCATGCTGATGCACAACGCCTATGGCTATGGCCTGTTCACCGGCGGCCTCGGCGCGCACTACGGCGCGGAAAAGCTCGGCTGCACGGTGGTGCCGGTCTCCGGCGGCATGACCGAGCGCCAGGTGCAACTGATCAACGACTTCAAGCCCGACATCATCACGGTGACGCCGAGCTACATGCTCGCCATTCTCGACGAGTTCAAACGGCAAGGTCTCGACCCGCGTCAATCGTCATTGAAGTTCGGCATCTTCGGCGCCGAGCCCTGGACCAACGCGATGCGCGCCGAGATCGAGCAGGCGTTCGACATGGATGCCACCGATATTTACGGCCTGTCGGAAGTGATCGGCCCCGGCGTGGCGCAGGAATGCGTGGAGACCAAGGATGGCCTGCACATCTGGGAGGATCATTTCTATCCCGAGGTGATCGATCCCGAGACCGGCGCCGTGCTGCCCGACGGCGAGAAGGGCGAACTGGTCTTCACCTCGCTCACCAAGCAGGGTTTTCCGATCATCCGTTACCGCACCCGCGACCTGACGCGGCTGTTGCCCGGCACCGCGCGGCCGGGCATGCGGCGCATGGAGAAGGTGACGGGACGATCCGACGACATGATCATCCTGCGCGGCGTCAACGTATTCCCGACCCAGATCGAGGAAGCGCTGCTGGCGACCGACTGGTGCGGCGGCCATTTCATCATCGAACTGACGCGCGAGGGACGCATGGACGAGATGACCGTGCTCGCCGAAGCCCGTCCCGAAAGCTGGGACGGCAGCGGCCTGCACGCGCATGCCGAAAAGGTCTCAGTCTTCATCAAGAACACCATCGGCATCACCGCGCGCATCAAGGTAGTCGCCCCCGACACGCTGGAACGCTCGCTCGGCAAGGCGAAACGTGTTTACGACAAGCGGCCGAAAGGGTAA
- the paaI gene encoding hydroxyphenylacetyl-CoA thioesterase PaaI translates to MNVALSPDEIARACADAMWKEDDASKGLGMKIVEVKPGFATLTMTVVPHMVNGQRIAHGGFIFLLADSTFAFACNSRNERAVAAQCDIAFIRPGKLGDVLVATAREISRNGRSGIYDVRVTAGDVVIAEFRGHSRTIAGTWLPSADDGTTQK, encoded by the coding sequence ATGAACGTCGCGCTTTCGCCCGACGAGATCGCCCGCGCCTGCGCGGATGCGATGTGGAAGGAAGACGACGCCAGCAAGGGCCTCGGCATGAAAATTGTTGAGGTGAAGCCCGGTTTTGCAACGCTGACGATGACGGTAGTGCCGCACATGGTCAATGGCCAGCGCATCGCCCATGGCGGCTTCATCTTCCTGCTGGCCGATTCCACCTTCGCCTTCGCCTGCAACTCCCGTAACGAGCGCGCGGTTGCCGCGCAATGCGACATCGCCTTCATCCGGCCGGGCAAGCTCGGCGATGTGCTGGTTGCGACTGCCCGGGAAATTTCGCGCAATGGCAGGTCTGGCATCTATGACGTGCGCGTCACCGCCGGCGATGTCGTGATCGCGGAGTTCCGCGGCCACTCCCGCACCATCGCCGGGACATGGCTGCCGAGTGCGGACGACGGGACCACACAAAAATAG
- the paaE gene encoding 1,2-phenylacetyl-CoA epoxidase subunit PaaE, which translates to MSLTPRFHRLAVNDLRREAADAVSMTFAIPKELEGDYCFTPGQYLTLRTTMDGEEVRRSYSICSGPDDGELRIAVKKVDGGAFSNWAADELKSGDELDVMTPTGRFGIAHAPEEARIYVGFAAGSGITPILSIVKGVLAREPNSRFFLFYGNRSTTSMLFLEELEELKDRFMQRLSLFHVISGEEQDIPILHGRLDGEKVRVLLRSLVPAASVDHVFICGPVGMSEDIEATCREIGIADDRIHVERFVSEFGGKPRPKKVIAASAPPKAMASLIIDGKRREVPVAEEESILDAALRAGMDLPFACKGGMCSTCRAKLVEGDAQMEVNYSLEPWELKAGFILTCQARPCSGKVIVDYDHV; encoded by the coding sequence ATGTCGCTCACCCCACGTTTTCACCGCCTGGCCGTCAATGACCTCCGCCGCGAAGCCGCCGACGCGGTGTCGATGACATTTGCGATCCCGAAGGAGCTGGAAGGCGATTACTGCTTCACCCCCGGCCAATATCTCACCCTGCGCACGACCATGGACGGCGAGGAGGTGCGCCGTTCCTATTCGATCTGCTCGGGGCCTGACGATGGCGAACTGCGCATCGCGGTGAAAAAGGTCGACGGCGGCGCGTTCTCCAACTGGGCCGCGGACGAACTGAAGTCCGGCGACGAACTCGACGTGATGACGCCGACCGGCCGTTTCGGCATTGCCCATGCGCCTGAGGAGGCGCGGATCTATGTCGGCTTTGCCGCCGGAAGCGGCATCACGCCGATCCTGTCGATCGTCAAGGGCGTGCTGGCGCGCGAGCCGAACAGCCGCTTCTTTCTGTTCTACGGCAACCGTTCGACAACGAGCATGCTGTTCCTCGAAGAGCTGGAGGAATTGAAGGACCGCTTCATGCAACGGCTTTCGTTGTTCCACGTCATTTCGGGCGAAGAGCAGGACATCCCGATCCTGCATGGCCGCCTCGACGGCGAGAAGGTGCGCGTGCTGTTGCGTTCGCTGGTGCCGGCGGCAAGCGTCGATCACGTCTTTATCTGTGGCCCGGTGGGCATGAGCGAGGACATCGAGGCGACCTGCCGCGAGATCGGCATCGCCGACGATCGCATTCACGTCGAGCGTTTCGTCTCGGAGTTCGGCGGCAAGCCGCGTCCGAAGAAAGTCATTGCCGCATCCGCGCCGCCCAAAGCGATGGCGTCGCTGATCATCGACGGCAAGCGCCGCGAGGTGCCGGTCGCCGAAGAGGAATCCATTCTGGATGCCGCGTTGCGCGCCGGCATGGATCTGCCGTTCGCCTGCAAGGGCGGCATGTGCTCGACCTGCCGCGCCAAGCTGGTCGAGGGCGACGCCCAGATGGAAGTCAATTATTCGCTGGAGCCGTGGGAACTGAAGGCGGGATTCATTCTGACCTGCCAGGCGCGGCCATGTTCGGGCAAGGTGATTGTGGATTACGACCACGTTTAG
- the paaD gene encoding 1,2-phenylacetyl-CoA epoxidase subunit PaaD, which produces MVTALSSDTDLRRRAWDAASQVVDPEIPVLTIADLGVLRDVHVHDGRVEVAITPTYSGCPAMNMIALEIELALERAGIARPTVRTVLSPAWTTDWMSEDGRNKLRAYGIAPPQASNSRRALFGEQQVTCPQCGSQNTELLSEFGSTSCKALWRCKACREPFDYFKCH; this is translated from the coding sequence ATGGTAACGGCCCTATCAAGCGACACCGATCTGCGCCGGCGCGCCTGGGACGCGGCGTCGCAGGTGGTCGATCCCGAGATTCCCGTGCTGACCATCGCCGATCTTGGCGTGCTGCGCGACGTTCATGTTCATGACGGCCGCGTCGAGGTCGCGATCACGCCGACCTATTCCGGTTGCCCGGCAATGAACATGATCGCGCTCGAGATTGAGCTGGCGCTGGAGCGCGCCGGCATCGCGCGGCCGACGGTTCGCACCGTTCTGTCGCCGGCCTGGACCACGGACTGGATGAGCGAGGACGGCCGCAACAAGCTCCGGGCCTACGGCATCGCCCCGCCGCAGGCCTCGAACTCACGTCGCGCGCTATTCGGCGAACAGCAGGTCACCTGTCCGCAATGCGGTTCGCAAAATACCGAACTGTTGTCTGAGTTCGGCTCGACCTCCTGCAAGGCGCTCTGGCGCTGCAAGGCCTGCCGCGAACCGTTCGATTATTTCAAGTGTCATTGA
- the paaC gene encoding 1,2-phenylacetyl-CoA epoxidase subunit PaaC: protein MTVANITVSETPLVLYTLRRADDALILGHRLSEWCGHAPMLEEDMALANMGLDLLGQARELYAYAARVEGRGNDEDKFAYLRDVRQYRNLLLLEQPNGDFARTMVRQFFYATFADLYWRAMMRSTDATLAAIAAKSEKESAYHVRHSSEWIVRLGDGTEESHARAQAAIDELWAFTGEMFAVDDSERGLIDAGIAIDPAPLRSQWLKTIAGVVSEATLVLPKNDWMQQGDRSGRHSEHLGHLLSELQSMQRTFPEATW from the coding sequence ATGACCGTCGCCAACATCACCGTCTCCGAAACGCCGCTGGTGCTCTACACCCTGCGCCGCGCCGACGATGCGCTGATCCTGGGCCATCGGCTGTCGGAATGGTGCGGCCACGCGCCGATGCTGGAAGAGGACATGGCACTCGCCAATATGGGCCTCGATCTGCTCGGCCAGGCGCGCGAGCTCTATGCCTACGCGGCCAGGGTCGAGGGCAGGGGCAACGACGAGGACAAGTTCGCTTATCTCCGCGATGTCAGGCAGTACCGCAATCTCCTGCTGCTGGAACAGCCGAACGGCGACTTCGCCCGCACCATGGTGCGGCAGTTCTTCTACGCGACCTTCGCCGACCTCTACTGGCGTGCGATGATGCGCTCCACTGACGCGACGCTGGCGGCGATCGCGGCGAAGTCGGAGAAGGAAAGCGCCTATCACGTCCGCCATTCATCGGAATGGATCGTCCGCCTCGGCGACGGCACCGAGGAAAGCCATGCCCGCGCGCAAGCCGCGATCGACGAGCTCTGGGCGTTTACCGGCGAGATGTTTGCCGTCGACGACAGCGAGCGCGGCCTGATCGATGCCGGCATCGCCATCGATCCTGCGCCGCTGCGTTCGCAATGGCTGAAGACCATTGCCGGCGTCGTCAGCGAGGCGACGCTTGTCTTGCCGAAGAATGACTGGATGCAGCAGGGCGATCGCAGTGGCCGCCACAGCGAGCATCTTGGTCATCTCCTCAGCGAGTTGCAATCGATGCAGCGGACGTTTCCGGAGGCGACATGGTAA
- the paaB gene encoding 1,2-phenylacetyl-CoA epoxidase subunit PaaB, with the protein MATPNIPLWEVFIRSRNGLAHKHVGSLHATDATLALQAARDIYTRRGEGLSIWVVPSSAITASDPSEKGMMFEPAESKIYRHPTFYDVPDEVGHM; encoded by the coding sequence ATGGCAACGCCGAACATTCCGCTCTGGGAAGTTTTCATCCGTAGCCGCAACGGGCTGGCGCATAAGCATGTCGGCTCGCTGCACGCCACCGACGCCACGCTGGCGCTGCAGGCCGCACGCGACATCTATACCCGCCGCGGCGAGGGCCTCTCGATCTGGGTGGTGCCGTCGAGCGCGATCACCGCATCTGATCCGTCCGAGAAGGGCATGATGTTCGAGCCGGCGGAATCCAAGATTTATAGGCACCCGACGTTTTACGACGTGCCGGATGAAGTGGGACATATGTGA